The DNA region GCTGGACTCGCTCCCACTCATCCCAGCACCCGGTGGTGCCAGCATCACCCCCTGTCTCTGTGCTGCCCGGTGGGCAGGGCCCCGGCAGTGCTCTCTGGCCCTCACCGCATCACGAAGTCGTGCCTGTCGATTTCCGGTCCGTAGCCAGAGCCGCGCAGGTTGCCCGAGTTGCCAACCACGGcgcagcggcggcagcggcgcgggTCACGGGAGCGGTAGGGATCCTCGCCCGGCACGATCTGGAAGAGCTTGCTCAGGACCTCGTGGGTGTTGTGGGACTTGAACTGGGGCTGCAGCATCTGCAAGAAGGGAAGGGGGCAGGGGGGAATCAGCCAGCGCCCCCTCCTTGGTGGAGAAGCGATCTGCCCCCCTCGTGGCAGAGCACACCACGGCGCTCTCGTCCCTGCGCTCACCATCCACCACCTCTGGACGTCGGGCGGTAGGTCCATGTTCTCCTTGGTCCACACTGGGGACACGGTACCGTCATAGCGCCCATCAAACCAGTCGGTGGCTCCGGGCTCCTcggccgggcagcggcggcaggagcagccccgggggtACGGCCCCCCTTTGCTGAGCCGCTGCATCCCGGCATAGCCGGGCACCAGCTTCACCCGGTGGATGCCGCCCAGCCCGCCGGGGTCCAGGTAGGCGATGCTGTGGTGGGAGTAGGTGAAGAGGAGGGACATGACGAAGACGAGCAGGAAGGCGGTCGAGAGGAAGCAGAAGCGCAACGAGCACTTCATGGTCGTCGGGTGGCTGAGCCGGGGACGGCGCCCGCTCCGGCACAGGGCGCGGGCATAGGGCGCGGGAGGGCGTCAGCCGGCCAGCGAGGCTCCCTGCAGGAACGAGCGCTGTAACTCcctgcggcggcggcgcggggagggGGATGCGGAGCCTCCCAGGACCCGCAGCACCGGGCTCCTACCTGCTGGGCCGCAGCTTTCCATCCGCCTTGTCCGGCCGCGGCGAGGGCCCCCGGTGGCTCGGcgtgccaggcagggagcatCGGCCGAGGGGTCCGGCACAGCTCGGCGCGCCGGCCTCAGCCGCGGCACCGCGCCCCGGCGGCTCCTCCAGGTCCCGGCCCCGGCTGGCGCTCAGCTGCGACGGTGCTCGTCATCCCCGGGGTTTAGCTGATCCGCTGGCACGCTGCCCTCGGCCGCTGGCTCGGGAACGCGGCCACCACGACACCGGCCTGGAGCGGGAAGAAGGGGACGGCGCGTCAAGGGGTGGCGAtacaggcagcagaggagggctGCGCCGAGCAGGCGGAgagtgctgggggctgaggaCTTTATTCCCCTCTGAATGCCCCAAAATGCCTCCCAGCCCGTCCCAGGCACGGGGCTGCAGGGTACGAGCCATACCCGAAGGGGACAAGCAGGCGCGGGGCGCTGAGATGCCGGCATCGCTGTCGGCGCCCGGGGAACTCGCAACGGCTCCCGGACTGTGCCCTCCCTGTCTCTGCCAGACAAAGGCTCAGCCATGAACTCGCCTCCGGAGCCGAACAAGCGGCTCCTTTCTGTAGGCTAAATTCTCCTTCTCTATCACGCCATAAGCAGCCCTTCCAAAACCCTCCTCGccggctgccgccgccgccgagaCAGCCGGGAAACAGCCGGGAAACAGCCGGGAAACAGCCGGGAAACAGCCGCTCCGCAGCCTGACGGGCACCCCGGGGACGGACGCTGGCACTGTCCCCCCGAGTGGCTGCGTCCCTTGGGGAAGGTCACTCGCTCGCTCGTGATCCTGGCGGGTAAAAATAGCCCGGGCAGAGGTGCCGGAGCCTGCGCCCGGGGAGGGGCGGGAGGAGCGGCCAAGCCCCCCCAGCAGGGGGTGGGCAAAGCCAGACAGTGCTCCTTGGccaaatcaaaaaaaaaccccaaaaaaccaaaaacaaaccaggctGAAAATTCCCTTTTAACCCAGTCACTGAGTAGGAGCAGGATCCAGAATCCCAGGGGTCTGGAGACATGACCTCCCCTCCAGGcctttttggggagggggtgaCCCCACCCCCAGGCAAAACCCTGCAGAGGCATCACCTCCACggctcagccctggccccaATTAAACCAGGGCCGAGGCCGGCAGCAGTAATTAGGAGCTGGCAGGCACCACCATGCTTCTTCCCTAGGAAAAAACATCTCCTGGAAAACGCTAGCTTGCTTTCCAGGAATAGACTGCTAAGCCCCCAAAAACCTCCTTGTTGGGATGGGAGGAGAACATGGACCCCaaaggctgccccagcccattGCATTGCCAGGCACGGACACCTCCTGCCCAAATCATTAACCCCCTGTCAAATATTTGTTCAAGTGGGGACAGTCTTTAAAGCAAAGAGCCAAAACCTGAAGGCACATCCCGGTTCAGGTGtttccctgggctctggcagggaaTTTTAACACGCCTACATGGCCAGCAGTGACTGCAATCAGTTCCttgggctgctgccagcagaaaaagcaggatgGTTGTTAACAGAGGGTTTTTGCATTTAGGGAGTTTGAGATAAAGCCAGTGAAAAGCTGTAACACCCCCCCGCCCCCCAGATGCAAAACACTGGAAAGATTCGTAGGTAAAAGGCAATTTTGGGGCTTTCTTCAGCTATAATATGGCAGGGCCAGCAAGCAGCATGGGCTGatccccctcccctgctcccgCTGCTTACCATCCCACGGGGCTTTTTAAAGGCTAAAGGAAATGAGCTATCACGTGCTTGTGTTATTTTTGTTCCTGGTGAAAGGGGGAAAATCCCTTTCcggctccccagcccagcctggtcCTGCCTGATGCATCCCAGCCCCGACACCATCTGGAGCACAGTTTGCACGGCCCCCATCCTGGGgcctcctggagctgcccccGACCACAGAGGGGGAGGAAaacctccctccagcccagctcatGTGCGGTAAAAGAAGCCTTGACTCCCAGCGGCTGGTTTGAGTCATCATTTTCCtagcaggagctggcagctaTTTCCATCTGCACTGGTCCTTAcagcccccagcagggacagggcacccACACATACAAGCACACCCCAGCAATATCCATGCCCTCCCTGCCCAGTCCTAATCCAAGCTGCCTCTACAAATAAAATCCCACTTGCAGGAGCTTTTGCACCAGATTTGGACGTTTCCTTCTTAAAATAATACGGGATTTCAGGATTTCTTCTGTGGTAAGCAAGCTTGGCAACTCATCGATGCCACTAAATACCCTTCCATTCCCAAATTCATCCCCAGGATCCTAAATTGCCTCCTGAGGACCATGTACTCATCAAACACAAGATTCTTTTTGATTGCAGCAGATAATGAAGCGAGGCTATTAAAAGGTCCTGGCAAattgctctgctgcttttacagGTGGATGGTTTTTTCCAATCATATAATCTTTCATTACAGGATGAATGCTGGAGCGATGTGACCGACAGCCCCAGGGCCTGGAGGATGCCTGCCCCTTCCCTGTCAGACAAAACACCGCTGATACATCCCCACTTGGCATCTTTAGGTCTCTTTTATGATCATTTTTTAAGATATCCTGGGGTTGTTAGCATGAATTTCCATGCCAGTAAAAGGCAGGGTGGGCAAAGGAGGGAGCCATCACTGGGAGATGGGATGTCACAGTgtttggggcagggagagagggggagTGGAGAAGcagtggcagcactgctgctgctcttcccagggatGAATGGTCTGAAAATTCTCCCAGGAGTCTTTGGGAAATGCCACCCTGTGTGACCAGGTGCTACTCATCCCATGCTCCCTGCGTAGAGACATCACTTGTGCCACCACCAAACCACTGACCGGGTGTTGGAGCGgtgcagggctcctgcaggcGGAGGAGGGGGAAGCACACAGGGCCCCCTTGGACTGGACTGGCATCTCTGTCATGGGTGGAAAACCTGGGAAttagggttgggtttttttggcagagAAGGAGCAGATCTGAGCCGAGTCTTCTCCCACCTCCTTCAATGCCAGACAGAAACAGCGAGTGGTGACCTGTCCTTGTTTCAGGCACGACTTCAGTGAGCAGGACTACTACAAAAACTCATAAAACCattcaaatttctttctgcCCATGGCCCAAGCActgccagaggctgcagcccccgGGCAGAGTGCCGAGGAGCCGCTTGCCTCCGTGGGGCCGTCAGGTCGCGTTAGCTTGGAACAGCGAGCGGGAACCCGCCGGGGGCGGCGCGGGAAGGGACGATAGCCTGTCCCTCTGCATCACTGGGCTGCCAAAGCCAAAGCAAGGCTTGGCCAGAAAAGTGCTGTTAATTAAGAAGATCCTTTCCTGCTTCACGCATCTAGAGGGATTATATTTTCcccttgaatttttttcctccctgggagctggatgggagagggagcagggagcagagccggTGTTGGCACAAGGATGTTTCTCCCTGCCATGGGTGATGCCATGAAGAACTGATGGTTGGCAGTAGACAAGCACCAGGTATTAAGAGAAGAAGCCAATTTTAAGCATTAAGCCATCACCACATCCCAACAGCAACGAGGACCTGGTAAGTAATTCTTCATCCTTTTAATTAATCATACTCCTATCAGCCAGCTCAATCAGCTAATGGAGCCAAGTTAATTGGGTTTCCCATGTTTTAAACCCAACTCGCACCCCTGGCTGCCAGTGGCAGCaattccagcctttccttgtgTCTGGCCTCCAGAGGGGTTATTTTGGGCTCATCCCTCAGCGCTGGGATAGGGCCAGGAAAAAGCGTGGAGGCCAaatccccagcacagagctgggatggagccagccaggctggggccaTTTCCTATGGCATTTAGGGGCACAGGGGAGTGCCAGAAGAGGGAGAACAGATTTGAACGCCCCCAGCCTTGCTGGCAGATGGGCCTGCAGGACTGGTCCAGCAACCTCCCAAAGCCCCTTGGCTCATCCACAGTGAGACCCTCAGGGAACTGCACCAGCCTGAGCACCCTGTGCTGCTCGATGGGGCAATGCTCTGGGCACTCTCCCCCCAAAACTCACACTGGCAGAAGCAGCCTGACAGatgcctgtccctgcagctcacaCTCACATTGGGACTACCCAGCCACATGTACCAGCTTATGCGGCTGATGTCCCTGAGCATTCTCCAGTGCCATTTCCTCCACCCTCTGCCAGCCATTCTGGGTCTCcccagggagaaaaaggaacCCTGCACTCCTGGGGTGTTGATAAGCCCAAGGCCATGCTCACAGCACGGCCTTGTCACgctcagctccctgtgccaggagcagcagctccctccttgaggcaggacaggcagggaagggagtgGAAATCTCCCCCCTGATCCTGATGCCTGTGGAACTGAGAGGCAGagacagcccagctgctctgcacctcAAGCACCCACCCCAGAACCCCCAGTTTGCACCAGCTGCCTCAGTTTGCACCAACTCAAGTACCAGCAGCTCAGGTGCCACACAGCTGGGTACCACTGAACCCTGGGTCAAGCACCACCACACCAGGCGCCACCAAGCTGAGTCCCACCGAGCAGCCAGGTGTGGCCAACCAACTCAGCAGAACACAGGAGGCAGAGTCTGGGGCTTGCCACCCACCACTGCCTACTCCTCTCTCCCATCtttgccccagctccctgtgcaaaGCCATCTGGTCCCATGGGGAGCCAGCTCCCCACTGCTGGCCATATTTCTGCCTCcccctcccacagctgcagcccgGGGTCAGCAGGGTCTGCCTGCTCccccttcctgcctgctgcagcagggctgcaccccacagacagccctgaagcagtgtccctgcagcctcagctgcctgCGAAGATGTGGCCACACCGCAGGCAGACACTGTGCCTGGGAGGGGCAGGGCCCCTCCTCTCCTGTCACCACCAGCATCCGGAGCCgccagcagcaccctgagcCTCCCCGCCGGCTGGGAAGAAACCACTTCCCCTCCACGCTGCTGCTGTTTTTACCAGCCTGGACCCGATCGGTTCATGCCTGATGCCTCACCAAGAAAATATGTGCAGGAGCGTAGGAcaggaggatgctgcagcaggaggcactgctgctggctgtggcccTGCGCCCGGGGAAGGCGAGCTGGGACACGGGGCCCCTGCACTTTCCTGTCTTCCTCCCCGGATCTCACCTGCGCCGAGGATCGGAGGCGGTGGAAAACCAAAGGTTCTCCTTTGGCTTATGAGGGCTGGTTGATGGGTGCTGTACCCACAGCTGCCCTCTCACCCCTGGGGAACAACCCAAGCTGAGAACTGCAACCTCGGCACATGCTGCGGGTGGCCCATAAAACCACTCTGGtttgctctgcctgcaggcagcactgagaGGACATTGAACTCGTTAGGGAAATTGCACCTATGAGATTTCATTGCAAGGAAGTTACGAAAGGCTCCCCGGGCCGGAGGGCATcaatcccagcacagcccagttaCAGCCAAGAACTCCcattaaatgtaaaattagAGCAGCTCCACTGGCGAGAGCCCCTGACTTCTCTCCACTagctggggctctgctcagACAcctggggagaagggggagcATTTGCAGCTTCCTAATTAGCCCAATTACTGCTGCAGATCAAAAGTCCTTTGCTGGGGACATGGCTGCACCCGGAGCAAAGTGACTGCAGCTTGTTCTGGTTTCCCAAGAGCAACTGTTGAGGGTCTTATTTTAGAGCTCAAACACTGAACAATCCATCCcgtaaggaaaaaaaatctatacaaCACATACGCACAtctataaattatataaatttttatacACATTCACCACTCATCCATGGGCAGTTTCGGGGGTATCTTTGGGAACTTTGCCTTGGAGTTTGGACCCAAATCACTTGCACTTTCAAAAAAGAGTTTTTGGAATATGCCAGCAGCAAAGAGCGACATGAAGCCAAGAGATAGCCCGGACCCcagtgcagagcccagcagggcagggagaggaggttcccagcctctcccatcACATCCCAGCCCCGCGGGGGCAGGCGGGCTCTGACAAATCCTGGCTCATGAAGAAGCACTGAAGCCGGCCAAGCCACCGGAGAGCAATTAGCAGCTTGCAATCGtgcaaaaaagaaatgcaacGGGAAGAGATGAAAGCCATCGAGCTGCCGGGACCTCGGCACGCCAAACTGGGCGGCATCCGGGGTGCCGAGAGCCCGCAGCAAAACCACCGATCCCTCAGTGCCATCGGAGCCTTTCCCCAAAAAGCGGCAGTTTGGGGCTTGTTTGGGCAGGAAAATTCAAGCGTTCCCGCAGCATGCGGCAGCCGGGGCTCTCCGTGCCTGCTCTCCCCGCCTGCCTCCGGCGCCGGCGAGGCGTGGGCGGCGAGCGGAGCGCGCCCCGCCGTTCCCAAGAACCGCCATGAGCTCCCGGCAGGAGAGGGAAGCGCTTTGGACGGGCAGCTGCCGCACACAGCCGGCAGCGGGGCCGCTGTCGCTGCCAGatggggacagacagacagacagacagacagacggGCACGCGcgcccggggcggggggcggcgggcaaGGCACCCCCAGCCCAACCCGCCCCGCTGAGGCCGCGACGTCAGCTTCTGacagaaggggaagaaaagggaagaaagggaaaaccGAGCCCGGAGCGTTGAGGAAGTTCCCGTGGGCGCTCACCGCCTTGGCCGCGATGTGGCCGGGGCggctgcccagggccagcagaagGAGAGCCCGAGACACTGCAGGGCAAAGCTGCCTTCACCAGCTCGGAGCCCACACGTCTTCCCGGAGGGAGGCTCAGCAAGTTTTGGGCTTTGGTGTGATTTGGTTCCCCCCAGCCACGTTTTATGATTGTTGGCGGCAGGCGGGGACGTGGCCCTTCCTCCAGTCTGAGCTTGCACGCTGCCCAAATGCCATCCTCCCCCCAGTGTTTTCCGGCTGGTATGGGAAGCCCTCACTCTAGGGAAATATTTGGGAGCTTTGGAATAAGTGCTCtgaccctgcagctggagcctgAGCAAACCttccccctgtgccagcagcactaAAACCCCCGGAATATGTGGGGACCCCTTGAATGGCCAGGCCCCGAAATACGGGCTCCGGTATCAATTTCCCCCTGGCAGCCGTGCTTCGGCCAGGGCAACACCCCGAAACAATGGGACAGGCACACCGACAAGATCTCACACCAGCGCCCGCCTCAGTGGccccacacacacaaagcagcaggCAAAGGACATCCCCTGCTCGGTGACACAGTTTTCTACCCTGTCCCCGGGGACGCTCAGGCTGTTTGTGAAATCCTGGCTGCCACTGCCCATGCAATGGATGCCGTGTGTCACGCAGCCATGTGTCACACGGCTGCTGAGGGACCTTGCACACTGGCACTGGTGGGGACCGGGGCCACTCGCAGCCAGCCCTCCCACCCTCTCCCCCGGCTCTGCCCTCAAGATCCCAGGGCACAGGGCgggaggggagcagctccagcagctccatcagccccAGCCCCGACAGCCCTGCTAGGGCCAGCATCCTCCCCGGGCGAGCACATCCTGCCCAGGCAGCACCCTGGAGCTGCACACCGCGGCTGGGGCCAGCACACCCTCCCTGGGGACCGCTCCGCAGGGCCCGGGCCAGCATTCCGGACCAGCGGAACCTCCTGGGTCTGAACCCAACGCATCCCGGGTGGATGCTCCCGGcagccagcacccagcaccgggagcagcagccagaaccGGGACCCGCACCCCTGCTCATCCTCCCAGGGCTGTTCAGCACCCACTGCATCCCCGGGGGATACTCCCAGCCCCGAGACCTGCACCCAGTCCCGGCACCGGCAACCGGCACCACCACAGCGGGGATGAACCCCCCGCATCCCGTGTGGGCGCTCCCCGaggccagctcccagcaccgGGACCAGCCCGCAGCAGCGGGGCAGCTCCCGGGCGggctcccccgccgccgcccgctaCCCGCGCCGCCTCCCCGGGACCGGCATCCCGAGCCGAGCCGTGCCCGCATCCCCCGCCTGGGGCCCGCTCTGCGCCGCGGTACCTGGCTCAGCTCCGGCATGGCCCCGCCGCCGGGCTCAcccgggccccgccgccacCGCCCTCCGCGCCGTGCGgagccgtgccgtgccgtgccgcgcggggcgggggggaagggggggacGGACGAGCCCGGCAGGCTGGGAGATGTAGTCCTGGGCCGCCCGGCGGGGCTTGTGGGACTTGTAGGAGGCGAGCGGGGCCGCCTGCGCCCACTCTCCCACCGGCATCTCAGGAATCCACCCCGGGGCCCAGCCCGGGACTCACCCCGGCACCCCGGCACCCCCAGCCCGGTGCCCAGCATCGGCACCCCCGGTACTCAGCCACCAGGATTCACCCCGGTACCACCGGGCGCATCGGCAGCCCCCTGAACACCTCCGGTACCCAGTGCGATACCCAGCTCGGTACCGACCCCAGTATCCACCCGGCGCACCCGCATCTCCGGACATCGGCACCCCGGTACCCATCCCCCGTTATCCATCCCGGTATCCGCCCGGCGCGCCGGCATCTGCCGCTACCCTCTCTGATACACACCCCGGCACCCACCCCGGGACGCACCCCAGTGCATCGACAGCCCCCAGTACCCCCCAGGACCGATCGCACCCCAGCACCCACCGGGCACCCACCCTGACCACCCACCGGGAACCGACACCCGCGCCCACCGCCCGGCACCccttctctctgcagagagCCCTGCGAAAAGCCAGACTCGAGACAGGGGTGACGCAGGGCACTCAGGGGCACGCACTGCCGCCGAAACCCGTTTGAGGGCAGAAACCGTCAGACCCCCATCCCCCTTCGCAAGCCCCCCGAgatgggggaaaggggggagcAGCACAAGGGTGCGCTGTGCCTTTAAGGGGTCCGGCCGCGCGGCGCACGCTGGGAATAGGAGTTCTTCAGCACAGAGCACCCCGGAGGGGCTTCGGGGATTGAACTAAACGTCCCAGCAGGCCCCGCGGcgccaggctggggcagaggaggcGCTTATGGCGGCGGAGTGGAGCGCTGTTCTCCTCACCTGCCGGCGGGGCCATGGCGGCGTGTCCGCCCTGCAGCGAGGCAAGTGGCGGGGCGGGcgccccttctccctccctgtgcGCGGCGGCGGGACCGGCTCTTAACGCCGCCCGCCTCTCGTTCGGCAGAGTTGGAGGTGCGGCGGCTGCGGGGCGGGCTGGGCCCGCGTCCCCCCGCGCTGCTCCTGGCCGTGGAGGACCCCTGGGCGCGCCTGGGCAGCGGCGGTGCCACCCTGAACGCTTTGCTGGTGGCGGCCGAGCACCTCAGCGCCCGGGCCGGATGCACGGTGAGAGGTGACAGCTTCTGGTGGGTCCGGGGAGGCTGCAAGTCAGGAGGGGACGCTGGAAGTGAGGGGGCGTGCCTGCCCTGTTTCCACTGACCCTGCTGTCCTCTCCCAGGTGGTGACCGCTGACGTCCTGAGGGACGCCCGCATCCTCATCTTGCACATGGTGAGAACCggcctgcagcccagcctgggtcTTCTCATTGCACCCACCCTGTGACCCCTCCATATTCTCTGTCCCACCAGGGCCGCGACTTCTCCTTCGACGACTGCGGCCGTGCCTTCACCTGCCTGCCCGCTGAGGAGCCCGGCGCCCCGGCCGAAGCACTGGTCTGCAACCTGGACAGCCTGCTGGGGACCATGACACACCGGGTCTGTGTAGCCTTGGGATGGGgccctggggctgggtttggctCCCAGCAAGATGGAAATGGTGTTGGGCTCCTGGGCTCCTTCCTTGCCATCCCTGGGCACACGGTCCTTCTCTTGGCAGCTCTGCGTGGGCTCCCCGCCTGGCGTCTGGGTCTGCAGCACCGACATGCTCCTCACCGTGCCCTCAACACCAGGTGAGTGCGTGGGCACCAGCCTTGCTTCCAGCACCTGCTTTGGCGTGGGATGGGGTTCTGTaaaccagcagcacagctcgttcagcctgtgctgtgctcccatGAGGGTGTGGATGCTCCGCTAGTGCTGTCCTGTGCAGGTTGGGAGCATCCATTGTGCCTGCAGTGAGGTGGCTGTGTCTGGATGCTGCTGccacttctgctgctgtggtcCAGGTTTTCAGTCAGTTGTGCCCAGTGTGAGTACATACACTGCCCCAGTGGGCACTGGTCTCTGTCCCTCCCCCCAGGGATCAACTGGGATGGCTTCCAGGGTGTCCGAGTGATTGCAGTGCCTGGGAGCCCAGCATATGCCAGGAACCATGGGGTCTACCTCACCAATGAGCAGGTTGGGGAAGCTCCCCCTTCAAGAGGCATCCCTTGGAGGTGCAGGGATTCCCAGTCCTTGGATGCTGAgttctcagcactgctgtggctgcttgACTTGGGGTTCCCTGAAGAGCTCACTGGGGTGGTTTTGCTCCTAGGGGCTGGTGCATGACATCATCTACAAAGGCACAGAGGCCCAGATCCAGCAGTGTGCAGGGCCAGGTGGCACCGTCCCACTGGTACGGCACGACTCAGGTGTTGGTGACcttgccagccctgtcccctgtgtcaccacagctgcagcctcagccctgaTGTGCCTGGCAGGTCTGCGggattgttttcttctcctcggatgctgctgagcagcttctGGCCACCCACGTCATCCCTCCTCTGGATGCCTGCACCTACATGGGGCTGGACTCGGGGGCACCACCCATCCAGGTGACAGCTCTCTGGGGGGGACAGGACCCTTTGCCACACAGGTGTCACTGCTGGGCATCTCTGCAGGGTCTGTTGGCCCTCAAACTGCCAGATTAGGGTGGGAGAGGTAGTGGGAGGGAGCACCCAATAGCAGGGTGGGGTTCAGGATGGCTGGACCCAAAATGTCCCTTctgttcccagctctccctcttCTTCGACATTGTGCTGTGCATGGCAGGGGGGATGACAGAGGAAGGTTTTGTGAAGGGTGGTGGTGATGCCAGTGTGAGGAGCGCCCGGTCTGTGCTGTGGACAGCTCTCCGTGGCTTCCCTCTTAGCATGGGTGAGTGCTCCCTTCCCACTTCTAGtggagtgtccctgcccaggtaGTTGTAcctgggtgatctttaagatcccttccaaacccaaccattctgtgattctgtgctgcagtgagTACATGGGATGTGACCCCTTCCTGGGCCCTCTTCCCTGCATGGGAGGAGATGGGGTGGTCAGGGCCTGATGGTCATCTGTGTCACCCCACAGCTGCGAGTTCCCAGGTCTTCACTCCTGCCCCTTTAACCGGGCATGTTCAGCCTGGCTCACGAGTGTCAGACACACCCACTTTTTCTTTGTTGATGG from Motacilla alba alba isolate MOTALB_02 chromosome 11, Motacilla_alba_V1.0_pri, whole genome shotgun sequence includes:
- the ST3GAL2 gene encoding CMP-N-acetylneuraminate-beta-galactosamide-alpha-2,3-sialyltransferase 2, with product MKCSLRFCFLSTAFLLVFVMSLLFTYSHHSIAYLDPGGLGGIHRVKLVPGYAGMQRLSKGGPYPRGCSCRRCPAEEPGATDWFDGRYDGTVSPVWTKENMDLPPDVQRWWMMLQPQFKSHNTHEVLSKLFQIVPGEDPYRSRDPRRCRRCAVVGNSGNLRGSGYGPEIDRHDFVMRMNQAPTVGFEGDVGGRTTHHFMYPESAKNLPANVSFVLVPFKTLDLLWIASALSTGQIRFTYAPVKPFLRVDKEKVQIYNPAFFKYIHDRWTEHHGRYPSTGMLVLFFALHVCDEVNVFGFGADSRGNWHHYWENNRYAGEFRKTGVHDADFEAHIIDMLAKTSKIEVYRGN